From the genome of Aliarcobacter lanthieri:
ATGAACAGCACCAGCAAATACTCCACCTACTAAAATCCATAACATAGAAGGTAAATAACCAAGCTGTGCAGCTAAGATTGGTCCAACTAATGGTCCTGCACCAGCAATAGCAGCAAAGTGGTGTCCAAATAGAACAGATCTATTTGTAGGAACATAATCTCTCCCATCATCATGAATCATAGCTGGCGTAGCTCTATTCTTATCTAGTTCTAAAACTTTATAAGCAATAAATCTACCATAAAATCTATATCCAATCATATAAATACAAACAGCAGCAACTACTAAATACATAGCTGAAACTGTTTCACCTTGTTGAAGTGCTAAATACCCAAAGCAAACAGCCCCAAGTATCGCAACAAAAAGCCAAAAAATCTTGTTCATAATACTACCTCTCATAAAATAAAAATTATAAACTTTAGTATATCACAAATAAATAGAAATGAGTTATGAGTAATAGTACAAAAAATCCAAATAAATGGTATAAATATCAAATTTAGCTTATTATTTAGATAAATTTTATATAATGTTTTGAAAATATTAAATCAGAGGTTAAAAATGGGATTAGGTGTAGGTATAGTAGGACTTCCAAATGTAGGTAAATCAACAACTTTTAATGCTTTAACAAAAGCACAAAATGCAGAAGCACAAAATTATCCATTTTGTACAATAGAACCAAATAAAGCAGTAGTTCCAGTACCTGATAAAAGATTAGATAAATTAGCAAAAATTGTAAATCCAAATAAAATACAACATTCAACTATTGATTTTGTTGATATTGCAGGATTAGTACGTGGTGCTAGTAAAGGTGAAGGATTAGGAAATCAATTTTTGTCAAATATCAGAGAGGTTGAAGTTATATTACATATGGTAAGATGTTTTGATGATGGAAATATTACTCACGTTGAAGGGGATGTAAATCCTTTAAGAGATATTGAAATTATTGAAACAGAACTTATTTATGCAGATATCTCACAATTAGAGAAAAAAATTGAAAGGCTTAAAAAACAAGCTAAAGGTAATAAAGAAGCTGCTTCTCAACTTGTAATTGCTGAAGAATTATATTCTCATATTGGAGAATTACAACCAGTTAAAACTTTTGATAAAATAGATAATGAAACTTTTATAACTTTAGATAAAGAACTTAGATTTCTATCAAATAAAGATGTTATTTATGGAGCTAATGTTGATGAAGATTCATTAGCTCTAGGTACAAATAAATATGTAGAAATGGTAAAAGAACATGCAGAAAGTGTAAATGCTGATGTTATAGTGCTTTGTGCAAAAATAGAAGAAGAACTTGTGGGATTATCAGATGACGAGGCTAGTGAATTTTTATCTGATTTAGGGGTACAAGAATCTGGATTAGAACAAATTATTCATAAAGCATTTGATAAACTTGGACTTATGAGCTATTTTACAGCAGGAAAAGTTGAAGTTAGAGCATGGACTATAAGAAAAAATACAAAAGCACCTCAAGCAGCAGCAGTTATTCACAATGACTTTGAAAAAGGTTTTATTAAAGCTGAGGTTATTTCTTATAATGATTTTGTATCAAATGGTGGGGAAAGTAAATGTAAAGAACTTGGAAAACTTAGACTTGAAGGAAAAGACTATGTTGTTCAAGATGGTGATATCATGCACTTTAGATTTAATGTATAAAATAAAAGGAAAAATATGTTGCAATTAAAAGCAATATTAACAAGGGTAGAGGCTCTTCCTCCTTTACCAAGAACTGTAAGTGAAATTGAAGAATTTAGAAGAAAAAGTGATAAAGAAATAACAGAATTACTTAAGATTATTGAAAAAGATGCTTTAATAGTAACAAATCTTTTAAAAATTTCTAATTCTGCTATGTTTGGATTTCGTTCAAAAGTGGAAACTCCATTAAGGGCTATTAGTCTTTTAGGAATTAATTTTACAGTTTCTATTGCAATTTCAACAAGCACACAAAAACTTTTAAAATCTAATTTGGAACCTTATGGTATAACAAATAATGATTTTATGAGATCATCAAATATTTCTTCTGTTTTAGCAAATCTTTGGCTTAATAATTTTGAACCAAAATTAAAAGAAGAGATAATTTTACCAGCATTATTACATGATATAGGAAAATTTATATTAGCTGATTTTATAAAAAGTGAAAATAAAGAAGAAGAATTTAGAGAAAAGATAAAGGCTGGAGAAAGTAGTATAGAAGATATTGAGCGTGAATTTTTTGGAGTTACAACTTCTTATGTTACGGCACAAGTTTTTAAACATTGGAAGCTTAGTTCTAATTTAATAAATTCAATAGAGTTTATTGATAATGTAAATAGTGTTCATGATGAATTTAAGAAAATTGCACAAATATTAGATGTTATAAAAACAGTAGCAATTATTACAGATCCGTTAAGTGATAAAAGTATAGAAAAGGCAATAAAAAAAGCTAAACTATATAATCTTGATACAAATAATTTACAAAATTCTATAAAAATTTTACAAACTAGAGTAGATGAAGTTATATCATAATCCAAGCAATATTATGTCCCATAATTTTTCTATCTCTTCATCATTTAAACCTATAGTTGATTTAGTATAGAAAAGGTCTTTAATCTTTTGTAAATTAAATATATTTGCTTTTATACAGTTTTTATGAGTAGGTAAAAAACCTCTTAACAAACAAAGCTTATCTTCTATTCTTATTTCACAAATTAAACATTCAAAATCAAAATGTAATCTACCTTCATTTTCTAAAATAGATATATATGATTCGATTATTGCTCTTAATACATTTTGTTTTTCTATTTTTTTAACTAAATTTTCAAGTAAATAAAAATAAAAACCATCCAACTCTTCTAAATCTTTTAAATGAGCATAAAAAAGTTTTAAATATCTTTGCCAACAATACATTTTTTGAATATTTAATATCCAAGGAAACCCTAACTGCATAACATCTTTAAGCCTAGCAATATTTGATTTTGTAACTTCTAATTCAAAATCAATTTTATAGCCTATATTGATATTAGAATGCCTTGCTCCATAAAATCTATAAGAAGTAATAAGTTCATTTTCACATAGAATTGTAACTATTAAATCATCATCCTTTACAGGTTTTATATCAATTATGTAGCCTTGCATAATTTTATTCTTCTTCTACAAAACTATCTGCTTTCATAGTATTTATCTCTTCAATTAATTCTTCACACTCTTCATCAGATAATTCATCGTTTTCTAACTCAATAAGTAAAGATTCAAACTCTTTTTTCATTTCTTGCATATTTATTAGTTCTTCTTTGATTTCATGATCATCTTTTTTTGAAGCAATAATTTCAAATAAATCATCAATATACTCTTCAATTTCCACTAATACATCATTTTTTATTAGCTTTTCTAATTCTTTTTGGATACTCATAGTTACACCTTTTTTTATTTTTTTGATTATAACAAAAGAATGCTACTTTTTTAATATTTTAGTATAATATATGTGATATAATAATTCGCAATTCAATTAAGGAGACCAAATGTCAGATTTCAAAGGTGTTTCAATAGCTAAAGCCGCAAATATTTTATATGATGGAAATATAACTAGCAGATCTATAACATTTGAAGATGGTTCTAAAAAAACTTTAGGAATTATGCTTGCTGGAGAGTATGAATTAAATACTGTAAATAAAGCAGTTATTGATATTCAAAGAGGTAATTTGGAATTACTTTTACCTGCACAAGATTGGCAAATGTTTGAAGGACCTGCATCATTTGAGATTCCTGTAAATACAAAATATAAGTTAAGAGTTCATAGCCTAGTTGATTATTGTTGCTCTTTTATAAAAGATTAATATTCTTACCTAACAATGCGAAAAGTCGCATTGTAAAGTAGGTTTCTATTAAATTTTATTTTCTCTCTTTTTAATCCCCAAATTTTTGTTTAGCTTTGATATAATCCTCTTTATGAATAAAGAAGATTTTTTTATAAAA
Proteins encoded in this window:
- the ychF gene encoding redox-regulated ATPase YchF, with protein sequence MGLGVGIVGLPNVGKSTTFNALTKAQNAEAQNYPFCTIEPNKAVVPVPDKRLDKLAKIVNPNKIQHSTIDFVDIAGLVRGASKGEGLGNQFLSNIREVEVILHMVRCFDDGNITHVEGDVNPLRDIEIIETELIYADISQLEKKIERLKKQAKGNKEAASQLVIAEELYSHIGELQPVKTFDKIDNETFITLDKELRFLSNKDVIYGANVDEDSLALGTNKYVEMVKEHAESVNADVIVLCAKIEEELVGLSDDEASEFLSDLGVQESGLEQIIHKAFDKLGLMSYFTAGKVEVRAWTIRKNTKAPQAAAVIHNDFEKGFIKAEVISYNDFVSNGGESKCKELGKLRLEGKDYVVQDGDIMHFRFNV
- the recO gene encoding recombination protein RecO, which codes for MQGYIIDIKPVKDDDLIVTILCENELITSYRFYGARHSNINIGYKIDFELEVTKSNIARLKDVMQLGFPWILNIQKMYCWQRYLKLFYAHLKDLEELDGFYFYLLENLVKKIEKQNVLRAIIESYISILENEGRLHFDFECLICEIRIEDKLCLLRGFLPTHKNCIKANIFNLQKIKDLFYTKSTIGLNDEEIEKLWDIILLGL
- a CDS encoding HDOD domain-containing protein, with protein sequence MLQLKAILTRVEALPPLPRTVSEIEEFRRKSDKEITELLKIIEKDALIVTNLLKISNSAMFGFRSKVETPLRAISLLGINFTVSIAISTSTQKLLKSNLEPYGITNNDFMRSSNISSVLANLWLNNFEPKLKEEIILPALLHDIGKFILADFIKSENKEEEFREKIKAGESSIEDIEREFFGVTTSYVTAQVFKHWKLSSNLINSIEFIDNVNSVHDEFKKIAQILDVIKTVAIITDPLSDKSIEKAIKKAKLYNLDTNNLQNSIKILQTRVDEVIS
- a CDS encoding pyrimidine/purine nucleoside phosphorylase, producing MSDFKGVSIAKAANILYDGNITSRSITFEDGSKKTLGIMLAGEYELNTVNKAVIDIQRGNLELLLPAQDWQMFEGPASFEIPVNTKYKLRVHSLVDYCCSFIKD